The genomic stretch TCATCTCGATCTTCATCGAGAAATTCGGCGCGCCGGAATCCATCCGCAATATTCCCTATATCCTGCTGGGTGCGCTGGTGCTGGCCATCGCCATCCCCATGGCCTTCTACCGCAAACCCGTACGGTAGAGCTTGACGCTGGCCTCCCGGGCCGGAAGATGAACATCGCTTCATCCCGAGGAGAGCCCCATGCTGCGTCCCGCCCTGCTGGCCACCGCCCTGCTTGCGGCCGCCTTGCCCGCCCCGGGGGGCGCCAAGGCGCAGCGCACGCTCACCGTGGGCATGGCCGGCATCCCCACGGGGCTGGACCCGCATTACCATTCCTCCAACAACAACAACGCGCAGCTGCGGCAGATCTTCAACCCGCTGATTGATCTGGACACGCAAAGCCGCATCTTCCCCGTGCTGGCCGAAAGCTGGCGCAATGTGGATGACCTCACCTGGGAATTCCGCCTGCGTGAAGGCGTGCGCTTCCATGACGGCACGCCCTTCGAGGCGGAGGATGTCGCCTTCTCCTTCGCGCGCGTGCCGCAGGTGCCCAATTCGCCCGGCCCCTTCACGCCGATGGTCCGCACCGTGGCCGAGGTGCAGATCGTGGATGCGCGCACCGTGCGCTTCATCACGCGCGAGCCGACACCCTTCTTCGACCGCGACATCACCGCGATCTTCATGCTCTCCCGCCGCATCCATGCGAATGCGACGCTGGGCGATTTCAACCAGGGCCGCGCGCTGATCGGCACCGGCGCCTATCGCCATGTCAGCTATGCCCAGGGCGAGCGGCATGAATTCACCCGCAACCCGGATTTCTGGGGCCCCCGCCCGCCGTGGGACCGCGTGATCACCCGCTACATGACCAATAACGGCGCGCGCGTCGCCGCCCTCCTGGCCGGCGATGTGGATCTGATTGACGCCGTGCCGGTGCAGGATGTGCAGCGCCTGTCGAATGATCCGCGCCTGGCCGTCTTCACGACGGACAGCATCACCACCTCCTACCTCATGCCCGATACGGTGCGGGACCAGGCGCCCTTCATCACCGACAAGCAGGGCAATCCCCTGCCCCGCAACCCGCTGCGCGATCTGCGCGTGCGCCAGGCCATCTCGCTCTCCATCCCGCGCGAGGCGATCGTGACGCGGCTGCTGGTGGGCCAGGGGCGCGCCGCCGAGCAATTCGCCGCGCCCTCCCTGCCCGACCGCGCGCCAGGCCTGCCGCCCATCCCGACCGACCTCGTCCGCGCCCGCGCCCTGATGGCCGAGGCGGGCTATCCGGAGGGGTTCCGCATGACCATCCATGGCCCCAACGGCTTCATCCCGAGTGACGCGGACATTCTCCAGGCCATCGCGCAGGGGCTTACGCGCATCGGCATCGAAACTCGGGTGGAGGTGCTGCCGCCGGCCAATTTCTTCACCCGCGCCACGGCCCGCGAATTCGGCATGTTCATGACCACCTTCACCACCTCGACCGCCGCCAACATGCTCCGCCAGGTGGTGACCACGCGCGATCCGGTGAGCGGTGTCGGCCCCTTCAACCGCCAGCATTATTCCAACCCGGCGGTGGATGTACCGCTGATCGAGGCGCTGCGCACCATGAACGCCGAGCGGCGCAATCTGCTCACCGCACAGGCGATGCGGGCCGCCACGGATGATCTCGGCGTGATTCCCGTGCATTATCTCCGTGTCAGTTGGGCAGCGCAGCGCGCCCGCGTGCGTTATGATGCAAGCCCAATCTGGTACACCAACGCTTTGCTGGCCTCGCCCGCGGAGTGATGCATCCGAGGTTCAAGCCATGCCCGACAAAACCACTCTCGCCCAGCTGACCGAAGCCGTCGAACGTGGCTTCGATGAACAGGTGCGCTTCCTCGCGGATATCGTGCGCCATCCCTCGCTGCGCGGCAGGGAGGCGCCGCTGCAGGACCACATGGCCCGCTGGTTCAATGCGCGCGGTTATAGCGTGGACCGCTTCTCGCTGGCCGATGTCCCGCTGGCCGAGCACCCCAAGGCCAGCCCCATGGTGGATGTGGACCCCGCCGGCTCCTGGCAGGTGGTGGCCTCCCGGCGCAGCGCCGCCCCTTCCGGCCGC from Sediminicoccus sp. KRV36 encodes the following:
- a CDS encoding ABC transporter substrate-binding protein, with the translated sequence MLRPALLATALLAAALPAPGGAKAQRTLTVGMAGIPTGLDPHYHSSNNNNAQLRQIFNPLIDLDTQSRIFPVLAESWRNVDDLTWEFRLREGVRFHDGTPFEAEDVAFSFARVPQVPNSPGPFTPMVRTVAEVQIVDARTVRFITREPTPFFDRDITAIFMLSRRIHANATLGDFNQGRALIGTGAYRHVSYAQGERHEFTRNPDFWGPRPPWDRVITRYMTNNGARVAALLAGDVDLIDAVPVQDVQRLSNDPRLAVFTTDSITTSYLMPDTVRDQAPFITDKQGNPLPRNPLRDLRVRQAISLSIPREAIVTRLLVGQGRAAEQFAAPSLPDRAPGLPPIPTDLVRARALMAEAGYPEGFRMTIHGPNGFIPSDADILQAIAQGLTRIGIETRVEVLPPANFFTRATAREFGMFMTTFTTSTAANMLRQVVTTRDPVSGVGPFNRQHYSNPAVDVPLIEALRTMNAERRNLLTAQAMRAATDDLGVIPVHYLRVSWAAQRARVRYDASPIWYTNALLASPAE